A single window of Alosa alosa isolate M-15738 ecotype Scorff River chromosome 11, AALO_Geno_1.1, whole genome shotgun sequence DNA harbors:
- the hapln3 gene encoding hyaluronan and proteoglycan link protein 3 yields MYRYRVERMNMWISRHLVVIWLYLHFSEASPRYSNGFFYQDAMNGNGNGEIHFSGVRLHVESPRSTVAAVQGSNATLPCHYRYEPEIHTPRRTRVKWFRLSSTDGSLEEDVMVAIGTRHRSYGGFRGRVRLRREAPGDASLVISPLTVDDTGLYRCEVIDGLEDESVTVGLEFRGVVFPYYSSRGRYQMNFHEAKQVCEEQGATLATFDQLFAAWEEGLDWCNAGWLADGTAQYPVSTPREACGGAHLAPGLRSYGLRHQHLDHFDAFCFTASLKGTVYFLEQPRRVNFTEAAQACRDAGSEMAKVGQLYAGWRFQGLDRCDAGWLADGSVRYPISRPRANCGPEEAGVRTFGYPPRQQKHGVYCYMPHW; encoded by the exons ATGTACCGGTATCGAGTTGAGAGGATGAACATGTGGATATCACGTCACCTGGTGGTCATTTGGCTTTACTTGCACTTCAGCGAAGCATCACCAAGATATTCCAACGGCTTCTTCTACCAAGACGCAATGAATGGGAACGGCAATGGAGAGA TACACTTCAGCGGCGTGCGCCTTCATGTGGAGAGCCCGAGGTCGACGGTGGCGGCTGTTCAGGGCAGCAATGCCACTCTGCCCTGTCACTACCGGTATGAGCCGGAGATTCACACACCTCGTCGGACCAGGGTGAAGTGGTTTCGACTTTCTTCGACAGATGGCAGTCTGGAGGAGGACGTTATGGTGGCTATAGGCACGCGTCACCGGAGCTATGGTGGCTTTCGGGGGCGCGTGCGCCTCCGCCGAGAGGCCCCTGGGGACGCATCCCTAGTCATCAGTCCGCTAACCGTGGATGACACTGGCCTCTACCGCTGTGAAGTGATCGACGGACTAGAGGATGAGAGCGTTACCGTTGGGCTAGAATTCCGAG GGGTGGTGTTCCCTTATTACTCCTCCAGAGGGCGCTACCAGATGAATTTCCATGAGGCCAAGCAGGTGTGTGAGGAGCAGGGTGCAACACTGGCCACATTTGACCAGCTCTTTGCTGCCTGGGAAGAGGGGCTGGACTGGTGCAATGCAGGGTGGCTGGCGGATGGCACAGCCCAGTACCCCGTGTCCACACCAAGAGAGGCCTGCGGGGGCGCTCATCTGGCCCCTGGCCTCCGCAGCTACGGCCTGCGGCATCAACACCTTGACCATTTTGATGCCTTTTGCTTCACTGCCTCCCTCAAAG GCACGGTGTACTTCCTGGAGCAGCCTCGGAGGGTGAACTTCACGGAGGCGGCGCAGGCCTGTCGGGATGCGGGCAGCGAGATGGCCAAGGTGGGCCAGCTGTACGCTGGCTGGAGGTTCCAGGGCCTGGACCGCTGTGACGCGGGCTGGCTCGCCGACGGGAGTGTGCGCTACCCGATCTCCAGACCCCGGGCCAACTGTGGCCCAGAGGAAGCTGGAGTGCGCACTTTTGGCTATCCTCCACGCCAGCAGAAGCACGGTGTTTACTGCTACATGCCCCACTGGTAA